A region of the Silene latifolia isolate original U9 population chromosome 9, ASM4854445v1, whole genome shotgun sequence genome:
ACACTCGATCATCGGAAGATCAGGATGAGGAACTGGTTGAGGATCCTACCCCCAAATCGTCTCCACCAAAGACTACTTTTGCGGAGTTGTTTACTGCTAATACTTCTGGTGTTAAGCTATCGGGGCCGGCGAAATCTGGATCTGCACCCTAACAGCCTTCTGCTCAGTTTAATAAGGCTTTAAATAACAGTATGGCACTTTCATATGTCAAATTGGATGTTGGAATTATTATTGATGAAGAGGATATTACCAGTGAGATGGATTACTGGCAGTATACTCTTGTGGGTTCCGTATTGGGTAAGCCAACTACACTTGCTCATATGGAGTCTTTAGTCGCCAAATCCTGGAGTCATGTCGATACACCGGAAGTGCTGTATTTCTCTAAGGGATGGTATTACTTTCGATTTGCCTCGAAGGAGGATAGGGATATGATTAATAACGATTCTTGGAACATGAATTGATTCCCCCTTGTGCTGAAAGAATGGAACCCTAAAATTATTGAGGAGCTCACTGCAGTCTCTATTATCCCAATGTGGGTGCTTTTCCCAAACCTTGACCCATGTTTTTGGTCAAAGGCGGCTTTAAGCAAGGTAGCTAGTGCAGTAGGCAAACCCATATGTGCTGACGATTATACTACAAATAAAAGTAAATTGGCGTTTGCTAGGGTTCTAATTGAAGTTGACATCTCAAAAGAGCTGCCCACATCAGTCTTGATCCAGTCCCCTTTTCGTGATACTGTGCTGCAACGTATTGAATAAGAATGGATACCGTACTATTGCCAGAACTGCAAGAAGATTGGACATATAAAAGATAAATGTAGACCAGGGCAGCCACAAAGGGTGTCCAGGCCGAAGGCTAGAAAACCTGCAGCTACTCAACAACCTGTTGCTACACAGACGCCAGTTGTGGAAGCTGCAACTAGCATGCCTGCTCCTGCTGTAGTTGCAAGGGTTGACCCTGCTGTGGAGGTCAACGAGGAGCCAGTTGTGCAATCTATTGATGCTCCCATTGTGACTGATGATGTGGAGATACGGCAGGTTGAGGATGATGATGTAATATCTACCCCACCTGGCCAGCATTTGGAAGGCACTGAGGTCACAAAGGGACACTCAAAATAACCTTGTCGAAAGGAAGTGGTGCCAACAAATTTGCAGAATAAATTCTCAACTTTGGAGGTGGAAGTTGATGTGTCTGAGCAGCCTGGTAAACAATTGGTTAATTCAGTAGAGGTATTGGATCCTGGTGAGGATCCCCCTCCCTTGGTTCAATGATTTTCTCCTCTTGGAATATAAGAGGGTTGAATGACCCTCTTAAGCAGCAGGAGGTTTTATCTTTCTTGCTTAGAAATATAGTGGACTGTGGAGCGGTGTTAGAAACTCACATTAAAACTGCCTCTGCTCCTGGTATCTATAAAACTATGTTTGGTAGATACATCAAAGAGGATAATTATGGAGCCTATTACAATGGAAGAATCTGGGTGTTATGGAACCCTAAGACTGTTATGGTCTCTGTTCTAGAGTATAGTTCTCAATTTATACATATATCCCTCACTTGTCTGGTTACGAATCAGAAATTTTTGCTTACATTCGTTTATGCTTTTAATAGTGCCGTGGATAGGTTGGTCCTTTGGGAGCATTTAGTTCGGATTTCCTCTACTATGGATGGACCTTGGGCCTGTATGGGGGATTTCAATATCATCCTGAAAGAGGAGGAGAGGTTTGGCAACACGCAGGCTCATTACACTGAGATGCAGGACCTTTACACATGCTTGGTTTCTAGTAGCCTTTTTGATCACCCTGCCACAGGTTGCACTTATACCTGGACAAATAAGAGAGATGCATCTGCGTGTTGGGCAAAATTAGACAGAGTAGTGGTGAACTAGCCTTGGATTAACACTCTTTCTTCTGCTGCTACCTTTCTCCCAGCCGGTATATCTGACCGTTTCCTAATCATGGTTAGTATTGCTGGGCCTCGGGTGATTCGTTCTTTTCGATACTTGAATTGTTGGGCCCTCTCCCCTCAATTCCAACTTTGTGTGAAAGCTAGCTGGGATGCTGCTGCTTATGGTAATAAGATTGGTATCTTGTTTCATAAATTAAAAGCTTTGAAATCTATTTTCAAAGATATCCATGGGGCTAAATTTAGAAATCTTAAGGAAAGAGTTAGCTTGGCTAGGTCTGACTTGCATACCTGTCAACTAGCTTTGCAATCTAATCCTGGTGATATATTTCTCTTGCAACAGGAGAAACAATATGCTGCTAATTATATTCACTTGCGTAAGGCTGAGATTAGGACCCTCCACCAGAAGGCAAAAGTACAGCACCTAAAACTTAATGATGATAATACTAAATACTTTTACTCTAGGATAAATGAAAGGAGAATAAGAAGTAATATTGGCAGTATCCTGGACAAAGATGGGAATACCTGCGTGGGCATGCAGGCTATTGCTGATGCTTTTCTAGGATTTTACAAAAGCTTGTTGGGGACTGATACACCAGTTGTTGAGCCACCTGATGAACGTTTTATGGCAAATTATCTCCTTGACTCTGAATGGGCCAATCTTACTCGACAAGTGACTGGTTCTGAGATTTGGGAAGCTTTAAAATCTATTAATAGGAATAAAAGCCCAGGAGTTGATGGATACTCCTCTGGCTTTTTTATCGATGCTTGGAGTACTGTGGGTGTTGATTTTCAAGCTGCTATTCAGGACTACTTTGCTCGAGGTATTCTTCCAAAGACAGAAAACTCTACCCTACTTCCTAAAAGTGAAACTTCTCAGACTGTCACTGATTTTTCTCCGATCTCATGTTGTACTACTTTTTACAAGACACTAAGTAAAATACTGGCGAATAGGTTGAGAACTGTACTGAGCATGGTTGTTGGGCCAGAGCAGGCCGTTTTTGTTTGGGATAGAGACATTTTTGATAATTCTCTTTTGGCTCATGAATTGGCTAGCAGGTATACTAGAAAGTACCTTTCACCTCGATGCATTTTGAAGATTGATATTCGAAAAGCTTTTGACTCGGTAAATTGTTCTTTCTTGAGGAGTTGTCTTTCAAAACTAAAATTTCCTGAGAGGTTTATTAGATGGGTCATGGGCTCTATTACTACACCCTATTACTCCATTAATATAAATGGACAATCTGAAGGCTTCTTCCCTGGTAAGCAGGGTCTGCGACAGGGTGACCCGCTGTCtccttatttgtttattttctgCATAGAGTTGTTATCTCGACTTCTAAGGAAGCTACCCACTGCAAAGTGGTTCTCTTACCAACCAAGGTGTGTCAAGTTAAACTTGACTCATTTGGTATTTGCTGACGACCTGCTTATTTTTACAAGGGGAGTTGTCCTCTCTATGCTGGCTGTAGCTAGTTGCCTCTCTGATTTCTCAGCCATGACTGGGCTTTGTGCTAACCCGCTTAAAACTTTCTTATACTTTAGTGGTGTGGACACACGGGTTATACAGGAGATTCTTCGATGCTCTGGTTTCACTCAGGGCGATTTCCCATTCCGTTATTTGGGAATTCCTTTGTTTCCTGCCAGACTTACTGAGACTATGTTCGTGCCTTTGTTGGACAAGATAAAGGGAAAGCTTATGCACTGGGCCAACTATTCCTTGAGCTATGCTGGTAAAGTGAGTCTTATTAACTCCATTATTTTTGGAATGCAGAATTTTTAGGGAGCTTGCATTTTACTTCCGTAGGGTGTGGTGAAGAAAATAAACCACCTTTGTCGCCAGTTCCTTTGGGGGTATTCTGATGGTCATCACAGACAGATCTTTAAGAGTTGGGGGAGCCTTTGTATGCCCAAAGGCGAAGGTGGTATGGGTATCAAAGAAGTGTTGAGTTGGAATAAAGCACAAATGACGAAGTGGATTTGGAAACTTCTCTTTAAACCGCAAAGCTTGTGGGTACGCTGGATACATGCCTATTTCCTCAATGCAGCTACTATATGGGATGTGGAGAAAAAGACGAATGCATCCTGGTACTGGGCAAATATCATCCAGGTAAGAGATAGCTTGCTTGCTGCAGTTGGCTCAAAGAATGATGCTGCTGTTTGTTTGGGTAATATGGAACAAAAATTTAGTGCTACTGACCTATATGAAGTGTATCGACTAAAAGGTGCTAAAGTAGGATGGTCCAGCTTGATTTTGGAAACTATCAGTTACCCTGTGCATACTTTCATTAGTCTGTTGGCCTTTTATAATGCTCTACCCACCATGGACAATCTGATTTATCGGGGAGTTCTTCTCATAAATAGATGTCCTTTATGTGAGGCGGCTTGGGAAAACATTGATCATCTCTTTTTCCTGTGACCTTATTCTTCCTTTATCTGGAAAGATATTGCTTGCTGGCTTCGAATGAAGCGAGTTTGCCTGCAGCTTTCTCAGCTCATTGCCTGGTTTATGCTGCATGTCCAGGGTAAGCATTGGCGAAAACGAAGGGAGAGTTGTGCTCTGGTATGTACTATATATATGTTATGGCACGAGAGGAACAAGCGTGTTTTCATGGGGCATAAGCAGAATGAAGCTGCGGTTTCTTAACGGATCAAGTACTTGGTAGCACTTCGAGTTTTTGATTTTGTATCTGATTTCACTGAGGCGGATCTTTCTTGTTGTATGAACTAAACTGGTTAGATAGCATGGTTTGCTTTGTACTCGGGGAGCCATACTGGTTTCCTTTGTAGATTAGGCTCTAAGACTTTGTACTTCATTCTTATTTAATGCAATAGACCTATgcttttctgcaaaaaaaaaaaaaaaataataataataataataataataataataataataataataataataataataataataataataataataataataataataatgttatacaTATGGTAATTATTAATTTCCTAATAGTTTCCTAAAGACGACCTTTTTTCTagtataaaagcaaggcatgacCTACATAAtaggttttattcacatattttACACATAAAGGGAGATCTAGGGCATAAAGAACGAAGAAGTTAGCTTTtgttatcgtctcaaggtaagaaCGTCTTATAATATAATGTATTGATTTTGTAACTAATATAACTCGATTTCTAGACCACCGTAAGATTAGCCGTGACCTTGGCCGTGGACCACCAGGGATTGACCAagacccaccgttgaccaccaggGACCACGGGAAAGGGGCATTTCAGGCGGGTTTTGGGTGGTTTTTGGGGTTTGTTGTTAGGGTTTATCGAAAGGAGTTTTATAGGGATTCGACCCACGAAACTCGACCAATTGAATCTGGGTTAGGATGGTTTGAAAGCAGGGGTGAGAGTCGACCCCGTTGTCGTGTCTTGGTGGTCGGAGATGGAGGTTTGCAGCGGTGGTGGCTGGAAACACGTGAAAATAGGGGAGGGATTGCTTGTGTTGTTGCTGCCGGTGTTGGGTCGTTTCTGAGGTGTTGTTGTTGGGTCGACCAAGTGAGGGACCACCCCTGGAACCACGATGGAACAGTGGTGACAACCGTGGTGGCCAAAGGTGGTGAGGTAATGGAGGGTGTTGGTGTCGGGTTGGTTAAGAACACGGGTTGATGGAGGAAAGGTGAACCTGACCGTGCACCTGGCGGTTTAAGACTAGGGTTGCTGGTGGTGCTGGTATGGTGGATGAAGGTGGCTGGGATGCTGGCGGTGGTGGTTGAGTTGGGTTGTAGTGTCAACCATGTAGCTGAGTTCCGAGTTCGAATTATTGGCTTGTTGTTTTGAAGGTTTTTAGTGTTGCGGTTTTGGCAGCCGATTGTGGTGGTGCAGCTGACGTTTGGTATGAGGCTGGGCAGCTGATGGGGTGACTCACGGTGGAGTGTGAGGAAGAGTAGGCTGTCGTGGCTAGGTGGGTGGTTTTGGGCGTGTTTTTGTAAGTGTTTGTGAGGATGTTTTGACTTGAGTGTTATACGGGTATTGATATtgcatgtgacatgtgacatttaACCATTATTATATATGTTGTTGGTGTGGTTAGTTcggtttatttgtttattcgggATTATTTGAGAACTCGGGATTTAAATATAATAACTTCATATTAATCGtataattgttttataattagtttaattatttaagacgggtttaattaattataatacaTATCGTCTTATCGTCTTATAATTAGaatcattagtaattataattattatttgtcTCAAGGTGACGGAGTTGCGAGAAGCTTTGTTAATTGAATTTCTATTTATTCGGATTGCGTTATTGGAATTTGCTaaaaaggtaggataactactcaacttgtctTACTATTTAATTGATAAGAGTCATTGTGGAATTGTGCGATTAGCCATTGGATGAATTATCAGATGTGGATTATATATCATTGGATTATGCGTTGGTTGTTGGTTTATTCATATCATATTTGTTGGATACCTCAGACTcgttctattattattattattattattattattattattattattattattattattattattattattattattattattattattattattattattattattattattattattattattattattattattattattattattattattattattattattattattattattattattattattattattattattattattattattattattattattattattattattattattattattattattattattattattattattattattattattattattattattattattattattattattattattattattattattattattattattattattattattattattattattattattattattattattattattattattattattattattattattattattattattattattattattattattattattattattattattattattattattattattattagtattagtattgttgttgttgttgttgttgttgttgttgttgtttgcatGGCATTTGtattggatacctcagttttatactgggatAATGGATACCTCATTTTTTACTGGGATGATGGATACCTCAACCTTAGGTTTGGATGATGGATACCCCAGGCCAGGGATTGGAGGGATGAACGGGCGTTCGGGTGATGAGCTCTGTTTGCAAATCGTATCATATAatgcaatttcatttatttcaccttgtattgttgttggttattcctactcaacctcgtggttgacggtgtattcgtgaacacctgtgatgaactgtaactggggagcagacttgacatgtacttaagattagctgacttggggagcttatggggatgcgtgaggactcggccagtctacctagaagtctagatcagaTAGTTATATTAGTCACTTtaattatttccgctgcgagttgtaatttattttatattaggttatttagttggttaatttgtattaaacatgtaatcgctaaattttatctaaagtactttggttttttTAACTTTGtttttcactacctcgggaaaccgagatggtaacgctctcatttacttgggaggcctagctaaaggatcctgaataaatgggggtgttacacgggcGGATTCTGGTTCAGGACTTTTCTTTGTTCattggggacgcccgtcctgacttGGAGACGAGCGGGCTAAGCTCTGGGAAGCCCGTCCTGCTTCCAGCTCGCTCGGATTGCAGTACagctcctcttttctttgctctaatccccacgagctcaggtccaCTTGTGGGGATCCCTTTCCCACTACTTTGATCATTCATTTCCTATCTTTTCGGCATTGGGTTGCACTCCATAGGCTTgggtagcctaggcaattgcttccccacacttgatcatcataCACTACATATTTCAAACACATTAaaaaccctccctcacttgctctcatgtcacaaAAAAAATCTTATAACAAAGCATGTAAGATGCAGTGCAAAAATAACGGAATGaacaaattaaatgaaatgtAAGTTAAGAGGTTAGCATATTTAGAAATgttggtttagggaggactccaccaaactctccttcatttgagagatgtcaagggggtaaagcaagggcgttgttgttgttgcttaaCGCCTTGTAGAAGTAATCAAAGGCTTGCTCATTTTTATAGTAGAAGTCTTGTATAGATCTTGGTACATAGTTGCCTCCATTAGTGTAGGAAACCGAGTCAATGTAATGATAAGGATCTACAAACCCTTGATCTAGGGTCATAACATTTCTAATGCAAGGATTAACCAATTcgtcaaattcgtcatcccatagaccatatACTTCCTTTGCTTCCTCCCCCATGTTAAGAGGATTATGAGTTGGCAagagcaactcctctttcttgttgtcatggccaatgaggccttcattgatacttgtcatgatgggtgagctttGCAACCTCTCATTCTTATTATGAAAAATttcatgctctccgaatagagccactTGAATATCATCCAcatctttcttccaattgggcggtgtTTCCTTGCCCTTCTTGTTAGGATTTTCACCTTTGACTTGACCTTTGAATGGGGATTCCACTTTCTTCTTCTCACCTtcccggctataatgatcaaccattaAGCAGGGTTCATGCAAGtttggagctctcatagtcttatcaagattaaaggtgattatattgtttcatcaccaacttcaagtgtgagcatctcgtgctttacatcaatcaccggtCCGGCGGTGTGtcagaatggtcttcctagaatgaccGGTatattggaatcttcctccatgttaacaataacaaagtccaccagTATGAAAAACTTTTCAATTCTCACGagtacatcttcccataccccaagTGGTTTCATTGTTGTTCGGTCCGCCATTTGTATAGtcatattagtgcacttgagttctcccactcctagcctttcacataccgagtatggcatgacactcacatttgcacctagatcacatagtgctttgttgattgtggtctcatcaatggtacatggaatggagaagcttcccggatctttgaccTTAGGTAGGGAATTcgcttgaagtattgcactacctATCTTTGTGAATGCGATAGTCTCCAAGTTCCTaatggacttcttcttggtaaggatgtctttcatatattttgcataggccggcacatggttgatcaactccgtgaatgggatggaaacctctaggttcttcacaatctccatgaacttcccaagttgttcatcaagcttaggcttggcttggcgacttgGAAACAAAAGTCTAATCATAATAGGTTCTTTTTCAACCTCTTTGGCCTTCTGTTCATTTCTTTTCTTTAATGATTCATTGGTAGTTGGTTCTACTACCCTAGGATTTCTCCTCAATGGTTCCATCACATCTCTTGTCTTGACACTTTCCTCAATAACATCCTCTTTAATTGGCTCCTTAGGTCCCTCATATCGTGTACTAGTCCTCAAGTGAATGGCGCATTGATGGTTTCAGGTCTtgtaggaggattaccttgaggaggtaattgtcctttttgcctttgggaacttgaagaggccaattgggacatttgtgtttccaacatcttgatatgagcaaggatattgttgatggtagtgtctttggcttgACT
Encoded here:
- the LOC141601690 gene encoding uncharacterized protein LOC141601690, which translates into the protein MIFSSWNIRGLNDPLKQQEVLSFLLRNIVDCGAVLETHIKTASAPGIYKTMFGRYIKEDNYGAYYNGRIWVLWNPKTVMVSVLEYSSQFIHISLTCLVTNQKFLLTFVYAFNSAVDRLVLWEHLVRISSTMDGPWACMGDFNIILKEEERFGNTQAHYTEMQDLYTCLVSSSLFDHPATGCTYTWTNKRDASACWAKLDRVVVN